The DNA window GTTTCCATTGAATCTATTTTGGCTATTGGGGGCAATTCCGCAGGAAGTCTTTTTACAAACTCTTCAGTGTTTTCCCCTTCAATTATTATTTCCACCACATTTCCAAGGTTTCTTACATGTCCTTTCAAATCCAGTTCACTTGCCAACCTGTATACGTATGGCCTGAATCCCACTCCCTGGACGATACCTTGTGTTAAAATCTTTAATGCCTTCATTAAATTATAATATTGTAAGTCAAATTTTATATAATTTTATCCTATATATTATATTATGAAAGATATTCTTGAAAGATTGGTACGTGGGGAAGTAAATATAGATGAAGCTGAAAAACTCCTGAAGGCTGAAAACATTCTGGAGTTTGATGACATTGCCAAGTTTGACATTAAAAGAACCGATAGGACAGGTTTTCCGGAGGCAATATTTTCTCCAAGCAAGGATTATGAAGATCTGATTACAATTATCAAAAATTATCTTGAAAACAGCGATGAAGATTTGATTATAACCAAATTATCCAATGAAAGATACGAAAGGATTTTAAAAGATTTGGGTGAAAACCCCTATATTGTTGAATATAACAAGAGGGCACAGATTCTAATCATCAGAAAGAAAATCACTAAAAGACAACCGAAAGCCAAAATAGGCATTATAACTGCAGGAACATCAGACATCAATATTGCAGAAGAGGCACGCGTAATCGTTGAGGAAGGAGGGTGCGAAGCCATTACCTCCTATGACATAGGGGTTGCCGGAATCCACAGGCTGTTTCCACAGATTGCACATATGGTAAAGGAGGATGTGAAGGCATTCATCGTATGTGCGGGAATGGAAGGGGCGCTCCCGTCCGTTGTGGCCGGATTGGTGGATGTTCCGGTCATTGGAGTTCCGACATCCGTAGGATATGGTGTCGGTGAAGGCGGAAGGGTGGCACTTGATGCTATGCTTCAGTCATGCGCTCCCGGAATAGCGGTAGTAAATATTGACAACGGTTTTGGAGCGGGAGTATTTGCTCTTACGATTGTAAAAAGTGATTAAATGAGATATGAGACTTTCAATCCCAAGATACATGATGTGTCCAAAGTGGCCAGGTTTGTTTATGATGTTGATTTTAGGACATTTGACATGCTTTTCAAATCACCTGACAGTGCTGTTAAGACCATTTCAAAAAGCCTTGAAAATGAGGATTTGGAGACCTTCACTGTAATCTTGGATGACGATGATAACATAATTGGGATGCTTATATATTATATAGACAAGTTTCCGAGACACTTCAACTTCCGGTCACTGAGGCTGTTGATAGTAGATATACTGGATTATTTTGTATTGTGTGATGTTGGACCGGGAGACCTCTATATTGCTGAAATTGCAATAGACTCTTCACTGAGGGGTCAGGGTTTGGGTAAACAGGTTCTTCTTGAAGTCATTGATTATGCCAAAAGCCAAAATCTGAATCGTGTAATCCTGGATGCCGATTTCAGAAATGAAGGTGCAAAAAGATTATATGAAAAAATAGGATTTAGAGAGTTTAATAAAAAAAGACTGAAATTCCTCAGTTTTGAAAGGGGAATGCACAATATGGAATTAGTCCTTAAGAGGTAATTTTTTTATTGCATCATATAC is part of the uncultured Methanobrevibacter sp. genome and encodes:
- the larB gene encoding nickel pincer cofactor biosynthesis protein LarB, with the translated sequence MKDILERLVRGEVNIDEAEKLLKAENILEFDDIAKFDIKRTDRTGFPEAIFSPSKDYEDLITIIKNYLENSDEDLIITKLSNERYERILKDLGENPYIVEYNKRAQILIIRKKITKRQPKAKIGIITAGTSDINIAEEARVIVEEGGCEAITSYDIGVAGIHRLFPQIAHMVKEDVKAFIVCAGMEGALPSVVAGLVDVPVIGVPTSVGYGVGEGGRVALDAMLQSCAPGIAVVNIDNGFGAGVFALTIVKSD
- a CDS encoding GNAT family N-acetyltransferase; amino-acid sequence: MRYETFNPKIHDVSKVARFVYDVDFRTFDMLFKSPDSAVKTISKSLENEDLETFTVILDDDDNIIGMLIYYIDKFPRHFNFRSLRLLIVDILDYFVLCDVGPGDLYIAEIAIDSSLRGQGLGKQVLLEVIDYAKSQNLNRVILDADFRNEGAKRLYEKIGFREFNKKRLKFLSFERGMHNMELVLKR